CGATGCGGTGCGCCGCTCAGGTTCGCGGCGGCTGATATCGCGGTGTGGGCGATTGGGCGTCGATCGTCCGGGTGTTGGGCGTGCTCAGGAACTCGACCGTCATTCCCCAGGGGGTGCGGCCATAGCAGAACGTATTGCCCTCGCCCTCTTCGATGCCGAGCTGTGCGCGTGGACGCGTCAGCAGTGTCCCGCCGGCCTCGGTGAAGCGTCGGGTCGCCGCCTCGATATCGTCCACATAGAGCGCGAAATGCTGCAGCCCGAAATCGGACGCGCGCGCCGGCGGATGCTGATCCGGCGCACGGATTTCGAAC
This genomic stretch from Gluconacetobacter diazotrophicus PA1 5 harbors:
- a CDS encoding VOC family protein, whose product is MIRGMDHVGITVPDLESASRFLVEAFGAIALYDNMTRKKPPFAGPEAEATLGLEAGGAVIAMRMLKLGFGPGIELFEIRAPDQHPPARASDFGLQHFALYVDDIEAATRRFTEAGGTLLTRPRAQLGIEEGEGNTFCYGRTPWGMTVEFLSTPNTRTIDAQSPTPRYQPPRT